The following are from one region of the Verrucomicrobiaceae bacterium genome:
- a CDS encoding aldehyde dehydrogenase — protein MSIPHLPALRKGRPYESLDKVQVKDHKTGEVCAEVSQVNAGIVRKDLAKIGEARKALKKFTVQQLIDITAKAGDLFLNGTLPLGDKGHTQSPQEYIATLSRTSGLPHIMVKRNMTKIHYAMTNMTTILNGLSRGLDLSVIDRGFGTQAGCPVAYFPTTNSLGLVMPSNSPAVNSLWLPSIALKIPVVIKPGREEPWTPFRLIQAFIAAGAPAEAFGFYPTDHEGSGEVVKLSGRNLVFGDVNIAKMYENNPAVQVHGPGWSKIIIGEDKIENWREYLDVIVGSISDNGGRSCINASVVIVPKYGKEIATAIAERLGPVKPLPSDDENAKLSGFANVKMADYIDSAIDADLQTPGAEDVTAQFRDGPRKTEFQGGTFLRPTIIWCSDNKHPLANREFLCPYASVLEVPQGEVLGRIGYSLIVTAITQDEAFINDLLECPTIDRLNIGPISTMKISWDQPHEGNMFEFLYKRRSIDCA, from the coding sequence ATGTCCATCCCCCATCTCCCCGCTCTCCGCAAAGGCCGCCCGTATGAGTCACTCGATAAAGTGCAGGTCAAAGACCACAAAACCGGCGAAGTCTGCGCCGAGGTCAGCCAGGTGAATGCCGGCATCGTGCGCAAGGACCTTGCGAAGATCGGCGAGGCTCGCAAGGCGCTGAAAAAGTTCACTGTGCAGCAGCTCATCGACATCACCGCGAAGGCGGGCGATCTTTTCCTCAATGGCACGCTGCCCCTCGGTGACAAAGGCCACACGCAGTCGCCGCAGGAATACATCGCCACGCTTTCCCGCACCAGCGGCCTGCCGCACATCATGGTGAAGCGGAACATGACGAAGATTCACTACGCCATGACGAACATGACCACGATCCTGAATGGATTGTCGCGTGGCCTCGATCTGAGCGTCATTGATCGCGGCTTTGGCACCCAGGCCGGCTGCCCGGTGGCCTATTTCCCCACCACGAACTCGCTCGGCCTCGTCATGCCGTCGAATTCACCCGCGGTGAACTCGCTCTGGCTGCCCTCCATCGCGTTAAAAATCCCCGTGGTGATCAAACCGGGCCGTGAGGAGCCTTGGACGCCGTTTCGCCTCATCCAGGCCTTCATCGCCGCTGGCGCACCTGCGGAGGCGTTTGGCTTTTACCCCACCGATCACGAGGGCAGTGGCGAGGTCGTCAAGCTCAGCGGACGCAATCTCGTTTTCGGCGACGTGAACATCGCCAAGATGTATGAAAACAACCCCGCGGTGCAGGTGCACGGCCCCGGCTGGAGCAAGATCATCATCGGCGAGGACAAGATCGAAAACTGGCGCGAATACCTCGATGTCATCGTCGGCTCCATCAGCGACAACGGCGGACGTTCCTGTATCAATGCCAGCGTCGTCATCGTGCCGAAATACGGCAAGGAAATCGCCACTGCCATCGCCGAGCGCCTTGGCCCCGTGAAGCCGCTGCCCTCCGATGATGAAAACGCCAAGCTTTCCGGCTTCGCGAACGTCAAAATGGCCGACTACATCGACAGCGCCATCGACGCCGACCTGCAAACACCCGGCGCCGAGGATGTCACCGCCCAGTTCCGCGATGGACCGCGCAAAACCGAGTTCCAAGGCGGCACCTTCCTGCGACCCACGATCATCTGGTGCTCCGACAACAAGCACCCGCTCGCCAACCGCGAATTCCTCTGCCCCTACGCCAGCGTGCTCGAAGTGCCGCAGGGCGAGGTGCTCGGCCGCATCGGCTACAGCCTCATCGTCACCGCCATCACGCAGGACGAGGCCTTCATCAATGACCTCCTCGAGTGCCCCACCATCGACCGCCTCAACATCGGACCGATCAGCACCATGAAGATCAGTTGGGACCAGCCGCACGAGGGCAACATGTTCGAGTTCCTCTACAAGCGCCGCTCGATTGATTGCGCGTGA
- a CDS encoding iron-containing alcohol dehydrogenase, whose amino-acid sequence MSTLIPFDHQPRTRLVFGNGTLSRVGELVREYGGSRVLVVSDPGIVTAGYTERASGFLREAGLAVEIFGQVRENPSTEDVDACVAVAREFGADFIIGLGGGSSMDTAKGCNFILTNGGRIHDYWGTGKATKPMLPIIAIPTTAGTGSECQSYALISDADTHVKMACGDPKAAAKAAILDPELTVSQPRRVTVCTGIDAISHALETAVTKKRNALSMLYSREGFRLCHAGFPRVLRNPKDTEARGMMLLGAAYAGIAIENSMLGAAHSCANPLTALFHVTHGDAVGVMLPHVIRFNAAQPEIAAIYESYFDGDLADRVSELLWEAQMPRTITEHGVKLENLRDLAEMAAKQWTAQFNPRLPSVEDFVELYRAALG is encoded by the coding sequence ATGTCCACCCTCATCCCCTTCGATCACCAGCCGCGCACGCGCCTTGTTTTTGGCAATGGCACGCTTTCACGCGTCGGTGAGCTGGTACGGGAATATGGCGGCTCACGGGTGCTGGTGGTGAGTGATCCCGGCATCGTGACGGCGGGTTACACGGAGCGTGCTTCGGGCTTTTTGAGGGAAGCGGGTCTGGCGGTCGAGATTTTTGGCCAGGTGCGGGAAAATCCGAGCACGGAGGATGTCGATGCTTGTGTGGCAGTGGCGCGGGAATTTGGCGCGGACTTCATCATCGGCCTCGGTGGTGGCAGCAGCATGGACACGGCGAAAGGCTGTAACTTCATCCTCACCAACGGCGGTCGCATCCACGACTACTGGGGCACCGGCAAGGCCACCAAGCCCATGCTGCCGATCATCGCCATCCCCACGACCGCAGGCACTGGCAGCGAGTGCCAGAGCTATGCGCTCATTTCCGATGCCGACACGCATGTCAAAATGGCCTGCGGCGATCCCAAAGCCGCCGCGAAGGCCGCCATCCTCGATCCTGAGCTCACCGTCTCCCAGCCACGTCGCGTGACCGTTTGCACCGGCATCGACGCCATCTCGCATGCGCTCGAAACGGCCGTCACGAAGAAACGCAATGCCCTCAGCATGCTTTACTCGCGCGAGGGCTTCCGACTTTGCCATGCGGGCTTCCCGCGTGTGCTACGGAACCCAAAAGACACCGAGGCACGCGGCATGATGCTCCTCGGCGCGGCTTACGCGGGCATCGCCATCGAAAACAGCATGCTCGGTGCCGCGCACTCGTGCGCGAATCCGCTCACCGCCCTCTTCCACGTCACGCACGGCGATGCCGTGGGCGTGATGCTGCCGCACGTCATCCGTTTCAATGCCGCGCAGCCCGAGATCGCCGCCATCTACGAATCCTACTTCGATGGCGACCTCGCCGACCGCGTGAGCGAACTGCTCTGGGAAGCCCAAATGCCTCGCACCATCACCGAGCACGGCGTGAAGCTCGAAAACCTTCGCGACCTCGCCGAAATGGCCGCAAAACAATGGACCGCCCAGTTCAATCCGCGCCTGCCGAGTGTAGAGGACTTTGTGGAGCTGTATCGCGCGGCGTTGGGATGA